A DNA window from Drosophila biarmipes strain raj3 chromosome 2R, RU_DBia_V1.1, whole genome shotgun sequence contains the following coding sequences:
- the LOC108029474 gene encoding uncharacterized protein LOC108029474 — protein sequence MSTDEDSLGSPLKPATPTPSERERERERERPRGGRSGAADLLRHQQSFEARYSGIIQKQIWETSINKDVLERQLNAYFPFSRSASLSKDGSGGFDQLLPTATGGSGSGLKTRSLATTPTRRPGVCLEKLETVDVASLEQQAQGN from the coding sequence ATGTCCACCGACGAGGACTCCCTGGGCAGTCCCCTCaagccggccacgcccactcccagCGAGCGAGAGCGGGAGCGAGAGAGGGAGCGTCCAAGGGGCGGACGATCCGGTGCGGCGGATCTGCTGCGCCACCAGCAGAGCTTCGAGGCGCGCTACAGCGGCATCATCCAGAAGCAAATCTGGGAGACGAGCATCAACAAGGATGTGCTGGAACGCCAGCTAAATGCCTACTTCCCCTTCTCCCGCAGCGCCTCGCTCTCCAAGGATGGATCCGGCGGATTTGATCAGCTCCTGCCGACGGCAACGGGCGGGAGTGGCAGTGGGCTGAAGACCCGTTCCCTGGCCACCACGCCCACCAGGCGACCAGGCGTCTGTCTGGAAAAGCTGGAGACGGTGGACGTGGCCTCCCTCGAGCAGCAGGCCCAGGGAAATTAG